From Epinephelus lanceolatus isolate andai-2023 chromosome 2, ASM4190304v1, whole genome shotgun sequence, one genomic window encodes:
- the LOC117251409 gene encoding protein C19orf12 homolog produces the protein MAPRVDDVMRLCCELSAHDQIKVAVKNSTKGAMVAGGTAFVGGLLGGPPGIAVGGAVGGLLGSWLTSGQFRPLPQILMELPPTQQKKLCDDVMAILGNLDWTDAAQLIALVMGNATLQQQVTAALLNYITKELRAEVRYKD, from the exons ATGGCTCCGCGAGTGGATGATGTCATGCGCCTGTGCTGTGAATTATCAGCTCATGATCAGATCAAGGTGGCAGTGAAAAACTCCACCAAAGGAGCGATGGTGGCCGGAGGAACTGCCTTTGTGGGCGGGCTGCTCGGTGGACCTCCAGGAATTGCTGTTG GTGGAGCAGTAGGCGGTTTGTTGGGCAGCTGGCTGACCAGTGGTCAGTTCAGGCCTCTGCCTCAGATCCTCATGGAGTTACCACCTACCCAGCAAAAGAAGCTCTGTGATGACGTTATGGCTATCTTGGGCAACCTGGACTGGACAGACGCGGCCCAGCTCATTGCCCTTGTGATGGGCAATGCCACACTTCAGCAGCAGGTCACTGCAGCGTTGCTTAACTATATCACAAAGGAACTCAGAGCAGAGGTGCGTTATAAAGACTGA
- the LOC117253375 gene encoding tumor protein p53-inducible nuclear protein 2 produces the protein MLGKILSHLLGNTEEEDCEAADETYKELMEFEEGGWVIVNLPENGPLSAPEADPLENLLIEHPSMSVYQMRRRMSSAEEEEELGSDEDEEDISRPVAVRRHISWRLAAWGIPLPCNIQLLTVQRARTQAERKKLSRSALHRQNLAKMRFSPAEKRYGHFKQPCQRLYNY, from the exons ATGCTTGGAAAGATTCTTTCTCATCTGCTGGGgaacactgaggaggaggactgTGAGGCAGCAGATGAAACTTACAAAGAGCTGATGGAGTTTGAGGAGGGAGGATGGGTCATTGTTAACCTCCCAG AAAACGGGCCCCTGTCAGCCCCTGAGGCTGATCCTCTGGAGAACCTGCTGATTGAGCACCCCAGCATGTCGGTTTACCAGATGAGACGCAGGATGAGCAgcgctgaggaggaggaggagctaggctctgatgaagatgaagaggacaTCTCCAG GCCAGTGGCAGTGAGGCGGCATATTTCCTGGCGTCTGGCCGCCTGGGGAATCCCTCTGCCCTGCAACATCCAGCTGCTGACTGTCCAGAGGGCCAGGACTCAGGCTGAGCGGAAGAAGCTTAGCCGCAGCGCCCTCCACAGGCAGAACCTGGCTAAGATGCGATTCTCCCCGGCAGAAAAACGCTACGGCCACTTCAAGCAGCCCTGCCAGCGCCTCTACAACTACTGA